From the Armatimonadota bacterium genome, one window contains:
- the miaB gene encoding tRNA (N6-isopentenyl adenosine(37)-C2)-methylthiotransferase MiaB: MPKYKIVTWGCQMNEEDSEQMGLSLQSRGYRPARRWEEADVVLLNTCSVRQKPEDKAFSLLGEIRQIKAERPEMIVGVCGCMTQIRGDEIKQRAPFVDLIVGTAHVGQVGDMVDEALRLRRRSVRLELPERKGSVVTDVPQRNVDRAPKLKAFVPIQYGCDKFCTFCIVPTTRGRERSRPTEHIVEEVRALAERGTKEIALLGQTVNSYGKNLLEGRVPFAKLLSLLNDIPGIERIRFTSPYPRDFKDDLIEAMAELPAVCEHIHFPLQSGDDDVLKAMRRVYTVDSYKEIAQKIRDRIPDISMTTDIIVGFPGETEEQFQNTLRVVEELRFDGAFMFAYSPRPGTPAAEMEDQIPHDAKFDRLQRLIELQNRITVEKNQAQVGQLFEVLAEGRSKKNPALLAGFNRQNKMMHFEGDDKMAGRLVKVRAIKAHLWGFYGEAVS, encoded by the coding sequence ATGCCCAAGTACAAAATCGTAACCTGGGGCTGCCAGATGAACGAGGAAGACTCCGAACAAATGGGTCTCTCTCTGCAGAGTCGCGGCTACCGCCCGGCGCGTCGATGGGAGGAAGCCGACGTCGTGCTTCTCAACACCTGCTCGGTGCGGCAAAAACCCGAAGACAAAGCGTTCAGCCTCTTGGGCGAGATTCGCCAGATCAAAGCCGAGCGGCCCGAAATGATCGTGGGCGTGTGCGGCTGCATGACGCAAATTCGAGGCGACGAGATCAAGCAGCGAGCGCCCTTTGTCGATTTGATCGTGGGTACGGCGCACGTCGGCCAGGTGGGCGATATGGTGGACGAGGCGCTGCGGCTTCGGCGCCGCTCCGTACGGCTAGAACTGCCCGAGCGAAAGGGTTCGGTCGTAACCGATGTGCCCCAGCGCAACGTCGATCGCGCGCCGAAACTCAAGGCCTTTGTGCCCATCCAGTACGGTTGCGACAAGTTCTGCACCTTCTGCATCGTGCCGACGACTCGCGGCAGAGAACGAAGCCGTCCGACCGAGCACATCGTTGAAGAGGTTCGCGCTTTGGCCGAACGCGGCACGAAAGAGATCGCGCTCCTGGGCCAAACGGTTAACTCCTACGGCAAGAATTTGTTGGAAGGCCGAGTGCCTTTTGCAAAGCTGTTAAGTTTGTTGAACGACATCCCGGGAATCGAGCGCATCCGGTTCACCTCCCCCTATCCGCGCGATTTTAAGGACGACCTGATCGAGGCGATGGCCGAACTGCCCGCCGTCTGCGAGCACATCCACTTTCCGCTCCAATCGGGCGACGATGATGTGCTCAAAGCCATGCGCCGGGTCTATACGGTCGACAGTTACAAAGAGATCGCCCAAAAGATCCGAGACCGCATACCGGACATCTCGATGACCACGGACATCATTGTCGGGTTCCCCGGCGAGACCGAGGAACAGTTCCAGAACACTCTGCGCGTCGTCGAAGAGTTGCGGTTCGATGGCGCCTTCATGTTCGCCTACAGCCCTCGACCGGGCACGCCCGCGGCAGAGATGGAAGATCAGATTCCTCATGATGCCAAGTTCGACCGGTTGCAAAGACTGATCGAACTGCAAAATCGAATCACGGTCGAGAAGAATCAGGCTCAGGTCGGCCAACTGTTCGAGGTCTTGGCCGAAGGCAGAAGCAAGAAAAACCCTGCGCTGCTGGCCGGCTTTAACCGACAGAACAAAATGATGCATTTCGAAGGCGACGACAAGATGGCGGGCCGACTGGTGAAGGTTCGCGCAATCAAAGCCCACCTTTGGGGGTTCTATGGGGAGGCGGTTTCGTGA